The following coding sequences lie in one Flavobacteriales bacterium genomic window:
- a CDS encoding efflux RND transporter permease subunit, whose translation MDNQENKGLKQFGLSTLSVKNKTTVFVLTAIVLIAGVLSYVSMPREAFPEVITPEIYVGTPYPGNSPVDIEKLITRPIEKEIKTISGIDKLTSNSIQGYSSIRVVFDFSVSPEKALQKVKDAVDKAKSNTDFPTDLPMEPNVFEMNFSELTPVMNVNLSGDFSAELLEDYAEIIEDRIEALPQVTKVDIRGTQVKEVKIKVDVQKMESMNISFNDIENAVAYENMTISGGDLLVDDIKRSVRTVGDFKDWKDIENLIVKQEKLDIVYLRDIAEISFEGKDRDSYAREFGKPVVMCDVFKRSGENLLEVSDAIAAIIKDLKQNEFPQSLSVTITSDMSEQTRTQVDELENSIIFGMLLVVGVLLFFLGLRNALFVGIAIPMSMFLAFMVLSAMGVTLNMMVLFSLILALGMLVDNGIVIVENIYRLHDEGYPLIKASIYGAGEVAWPIIASTATTLAAFIPLAIWPGLMGEFMKYLPITLMIVLGSSLFVALVINPVFTSVFMKLEEKPANKKKILITSITVVMVGLMFSIFGSMGFGNLIIAGGLTVITTTFFYSPATKYFQTKVLPKLENGYKNFLSKALSKKNPRKLLLGTFLLLIFSFVILGVATPKVEFFPINMPKYLNIFVEQPIGTDIESTNEVAKQIETEVMNYFEEEIEVRGKKMKRGFIVESIIGQVGQGTSDPAQGVSMGDTPEKARITVSFVPFNERKGMSTNEIMNDIRDLTRKIPGAQITVDKDPAGPPTGKPINIEISGEDYEVLIDDAEEMKQFINNQNIPGIEELKLDIQSGKPELLINIDRQKARRFNVSTAQIGSAIRTALFGKEISKYKEGEDDYKIVLRMNDESRYNVEKIMNQLITFRDPSNGRIVQVPISAVAVAEKSATYSSINRKNQKRVVTLQSNVLENYNANEVVENIKKSLSGYDVNEKNTWKFTGQQEDQAKEMKFLSTALLIAVFLIFLIIVAQFNSVSAPVIIVTAVLFSLIGVLLGLVIFQMDFIIMMTMIGIISLAGIVVNNAIVLIDYTKLIMERRKEELGMEENEKLSIDEIREALIEGGKTRLRPVLLTAITTILGLMPLAVGMNINFFTLFTDLDPQIYFGGDNVVFWGPMSWTIIFGLTFATFLTLVIVPAMFLIIEKIKARGRRAIAK comes from the coding sequence ATGGATAATCAAGAAAATAAAGGGTTGAAACAATTTGGTTTATCAACACTTTCAGTAAAAAATAAAACCACTGTTTTTGTATTAACTGCAATTGTGTTAATTGCTGGTGTGCTGTCGTATGTGTCAATGCCTCGCGAGGCTTTTCCAGAAGTTATAACACCCGAAATTTATGTTGGAACGCCTTACCCAGGTAATTCGCCAGTAGATATTGAAAAATTAATTACTCGTCCAATTGAAAAAGAAATAAAAACCATTTCTGGGATAGATAAATTAACCTCAAATTCTATTCAAGGATATTCCTCTATACGCGTAGTTTTTGACTTCAGTGTTTCGCCCGAAAAGGCTTTGCAAAAAGTTAAAGATGCGGTAGATAAGGCAAAAAGTAATACTGATTTTCCTACCGATTTGCCTATGGAACCAAATGTTTTTGAAATGAATTTTTCAGAACTTACGCCTGTAATGAACGTGAATTTATCAGGCGATTTTTCTGCCGAATTGCTTGAAGATTATGCCGAAATTATTGAAGATAGGATAGAAGCTTTGCCGCAAGTTACCAAAGTAGATATTAGAGGGACACAAGTTAAAGAGGTTAAAATTAAGGTTGATGTTCAAAAAATGGAGAGTATGAACATCAGTTTTAACGACATCGAAAATGCGGTTGCTTATGAAAATATGACCATTTCTGGAGGGGATTTATTGGTGGATGACATAAAACGAAGTGTAAGAACGGTTGGTGATTTTAAAGATTGGAAAGACATTGAAAACCTTATTGTAAAACAAGAAAAACTTGATATTGTTTATTTAAGAGATATTGCAGAAATTTCTTTTGAAGGTAAAGACAGAGATTCTTACGCTCGTGAGTTTGGTAAGCCTGTGGTAATGTGCGATGTGTTTAAACGTAGTGGTGAAAATTTATTAGAAGTATCAGATGCTATTGCAGCAATTATCAAAGATTTAAAACAAAATGAATTTCCTCAAAGTTTGTCGGTAACCATTACAAGTGATATGTCGGAACAAACTAGAACCCAAGTAGACGAATTGGAAAACAGTATCATTTTTGGGATGCTGTTGGTTGTTGGGGTTTTATTGTTCTTTTTAGGGTTAAGAAATGCTTTGTTTGTTGGTATAGCAATACCCATGTCGATGTTTTTAGCTTTTATGGTGTTAAGTGCTATGGGCGTTACTTTAAACATGATGGTGTTGTTCTCGTTGATTTTAGCATTGGGAATGTTGGTAGATAATGGTATTGTTATCGTCGAAAACATTTATCGTTTACACGATGAAGGTTATCCGCTCATTAAGGCTTCGATTTACGGTGCAGGTGAAGTTGCTTGGCCCATTATTGCATCAACAGCAACAACATTGGCAGCATTTATTCCTTTAGCCATTTGGCCAGGGTTAATGGGTGAGTTTATGAAATACTTGCCAATTACATTGATGATAGTGTTGGGTTCGTCATTGTTTGTAGCATTGGTTATCAACCCAGTTTTTACTTCAGTTTTCATGAAATTGGAAGAGAAACCAGCCAACAAGAAAAAAATATTAATTACTTCAATTACTGTAGTAATGGTTGGTTTGATGTTTAGCATTTTTGGTTCAATGGGTTTTGGTAACTTAATTATTGCAGGTGGATTAACCGTAATTACCACTACTTTCTTTTATAGCCCTGCAACAAAGTATTTTCAAACGAAAGTTTTACCGAAATTGGAAAATGGGTACAAGAACTTTTTAAGTAAAGCCTTATCTAAAAAGAATCCAAGAAAACTATTGTTAGGTACTTTCTTGTTGTTGATTTTCTCGTTTGTTATTTTAGGTGTTGCTACTCCAAAGGTGGAGTTTTTCCCAATAAACATGCCTAAATACTTGAATATTTTTGTTGAACAACCTATTGGAACAGATATTGAATCGACCAATGAAGTTGCCAAACAAATTGAAACAGAGGTGATGAATTACTTTGAGGAAGAAATTGAAGTAAGAGGAAAAAAGATGAAAAGAGGTTTTATTGTAGAATCAATTATCGGGCAAGTAGGGCAAGGAACATCTGATCCCGCACAAGGCGTTTCGATGGGTGATACACCTGAAAAAGCAAGGATTACGGTTTCTTTTGTGCCGTTTAATGAGCGAAAAGGGATGAGTACCAACGAAATAATGAACGATATTCGTGATTTAACTCGAAAAATTCCTGGCGCTCAAATAACCGTAGATAAAGATCCCGCTGGACCTCCAACAGGAAAACCAATTAATATCGAGATTTCTGGGGAAGATTACGAAGTGTTGATTGATGATGCTGAAGAAATGAAACAGTTTATCAATAACCAAAATATACCCGGAATAGAAGAGTTAAAATTAGATATTCAATCGGGTAAACCAGAGTTGTTAATTAATATCGACAGACAAAAAGCGCGTCGATTTAATGTGTCAACTGCTCAAATTGGTTCGGCCATTCGAACGGCTTTGTTTGGTAAAGAAATTTCTAAATACAAAGAAGGAGAAGACGATTATAAAATTGTTTTACGAATGAACGACGAATCACGTTATAACGTAGAAAAAATTATGAATCAATTGATTACGTTTAGAGACCCATCTAACGGTAGAATTGTACAGGTTCCTATATCGGCAGTAGCTGTAGCTGAGAAATCTGCAACCTACAGTTCTATAAATCGTAAAAACCAAAAACGTGTGGTTACGTTACAATCAAACGTGTTGGAAAATTACAATGCTAATGAAGTAGTTGAAAACATTAAAAAATCGTTGTCGGGATATGATGTAAATGAAAAAAACACATGGAAATTTACTGGTCAGCAAGAGGATCAAGCCAAAGAGATGAAGTTTTTAAGTACGGCTCTTTTAATTGCGGTGTTCTTAATATTTTTAATTATTGTGGCACAATTTAACTCAGTATCAGCACCAGTAATTATTGTAACGGCAGTATTGTTTAGTTTAATTGGTGTGTTGTTAGGTTTGGTTATTTTCCAAATGGATTTCATTATTATGATGACCATGATTGGGATAATTTCACTCGCAGGTATTGTCGTTAATAATGCTATTGTATTGATTGATTATACCAAGTTGATAATGGAAAGACGTAAAGAAGAATTGGGTATGGAGGAAAACGAAAAATTATCTATCGATGAAATTAGAGAGGCGTTGATTGAAGGGGGAAAGACCAGGTTGCGACCAGTTTTGTTAACTGCTATCACAACAATTTTAGGATTAATGCCGTTAGCAGTTGGAATGAACATAAATTTCTTTACCTTGTTTACCGATTTAGACCCTCAAATTTACTTTGGTGGCGATAACGTGGTGTTTTGGGGCCCTATGTCGTGGACAATTATTTTTGGATTGACTTTTGCAACATTTTTAACATTAGTTATTGTTCCTGCAATGTTTTTAATAATTGAAAAAATAAAAGCGAGAGGGAGAAGAGCTATTGCAAAATAG
- a CDS encoding polymer-forming cytoskeletal protein — MKLLQFVMAAAICVFVSNASAQDLRKGGSSFGKVESNGDVRINGSVKGKFESNGDIRVNGSVKGKIESNGDIRKNGSVIGKVESNGDVRINGSVKGKIESNGDIRKNGSVVGSAKGVKKEQAAVIFFFEFFDI, encoded by the coding sequence ATGAAATTATTACAATTTGTTATGGCTGCCGCAATATGCGTTTTTGTTAGCAATGCTTCAGCTCAAGATTTAAGAAAAGGTGGTTCTAGCTTTGGAAAAGTAGAATCGAACGGTGATGTTAGAATTAATGGAAGTGTTAAAGGCAAGTTTGAAAGTAACGGCGACATTAGAGTTAATGGAAGCGTTAAAGGTAAAATTGAAAGTAATGGAGACATCAGAAAAAATGGCTCTGTAATTGGTAAAGTTGAATCAAACGGGGATGTTAGAATTAATGGAAGCGTTAAAGGTAAAATTGAAAGTAATGGAGACATCAGAAAAAATGGTAGTGTTGTTGGCTCGGCTAAAGGAGTAAAAAAAGAACAAGCTGCAGTTATCTTCTTCTTCGAGTTTTTTGATATTTAA
- a CDS encoding polyprenol monophosphomannose synthase codes for MSDSIVIIPTYNEKENVEAMIRKVFSLSKAFDVLIIDDGSPDGTADIVKRLQKEFPNQLHIEERKGKLGLGTAYIHGFKWSLNRNYQYTFEMDCDFSHNPEDLIKLHHACDKAGADLAIGSRYIKGVNVVNWPMGRILMSYYASAYVRFITGMNIRDTTSGFKCYSRKVLETINLEKIKFKGYAFQIEMKFAATKLGFNVVEIPIIFTDRQQGASKMSGGIFKEAIFGIIQMKIRSWFMSYKV; via the coding sequence ATGTCAGACTCAATAGTAATTATACCAACCTACAACGAAAAAGAAAACGTTGAAGCCATGATTCGAAAAGTTTTTTCGTTAAGCAAGGCTTTTGATGTATTAATTATTGATGATGGTTCGCCTGATGGAACTGCTGATATTGTTAAACGATTACAAAAAGAATTCCCGAATCAATTACACATTGAAGAACGCAAAGGAAAACTTGGACTGGGTACTGCCTACATTCATGGTTTTAAGTGGTCGTTAAACCGCAATTATCAATATACTTTCGAAATGGATTGCGATTTTTCGCACAACCCCGAAGATTTAATAAAATTACATCATGCTTGCGATAAAGCTGGTGCCGATTTAGCCATTGGCTCTCGTTACATTAAAGGTGTAAATGTAGTAAATTGGCCTATGGGCAGAATTTTAATGTCGTACTACGCTTCTGCTTATGTGCGTTTTATTACTGGCATGAACATAAGAGATACCACTTCTGGTTTTAAGTGTTATAGCCGAAAAGTATTGGAGACCATTAATTTAGAAAAAATAAAATTTAAAGGTTATGCCTTTCAAATTGAAATGAAATTTGCTGCCACCAAACTTGGTTTTAACGTGGTAGAAATTCCTATTATTTTTACCGACCGCCAACAAGGAGCCTCTAAAATGAGTGGCGGAATTTTTAAAGAAGCTATTTTCGGTATCATTCAAATGAAAATACGTAGCTGGTTTATGAGTTACAAGGTTTAA
- a CDS encoding nicotinamide mononucleotide transporter — protein sequence MELFLEITAVVLGIVYVVLAAKNNNWCWLFGIIGSLISIFLFIGYAKLYAEAVLYFFYVIAGIYGWVTWKNQKEHTEVYVQKLITHVYILIVGTVFSLALYYVIDAFFKEAEKPLIDSFTTIFSFIATYLTAKKWISNWVYWIVIDALSTYLYFSRGLEIYALLMFAYSFIAIYGYLQWKKLSVINQ from the coding sequence ATGGAATTATTCCTTGAAATTACTGCCGTTGTTTTGGGTATTGTGTATGTAGTTTTGGCTGCAAAAAACAATAACTGGTGTTGGCTGTTTGGAATAATTGGCTCATTAATCAGCATTTTTCTTTTTATTGGTTATGCTAAATTATATGCCGAAGCGGTTTTGTACTTCTTTTATGTAATTGCTGGAATTTACGGCTGGGTTACATGGAAAAATCAGAAAGAGCATACTGAAGTTTATGTGCAAAAACTAATAACTCATGTCTATATTTTAATTGTAGGAACCGTTTTCTCATTAGCCCTATACTATGTAATTGATGCATTTTTTAAAGAAGCTGAAAAACCTTTAATTGATTCGTTTACTACCATTTTTAGTTTTATCGCAACATACTTAACTGCTAAAAAATGGATTTCTAACTGGGTGTATTGGATAGTAATTGATGCTTTAAGCACCTATCTATATTTTAGTCGAGGGCTTGAAATATATGCATTACTTATGTTTGCTTATTCATTTATCGCTATTTATGGCTATTTACAATGGAAGAAACTAAGTGTAATAAATCAATAA
- a CDS encoding NADP-dependent isocitrate dehydrogenase: MTQKTKIIYTKTDEAPALATYSLLPIVNAFTKCANINVETKDISLAGRIIANFPEYLTEDQRITDDLALLGELATKPEANIIKLPNISASIPQLKDAIKELQAKGYNIPNYPDSPQTDKEKEAKAKYDKIKGSAVNPVLREGNSDRRAPKAVKNYAKQHPHSMGAWASDSKSHVSHMSTGDFYHSEKSVEVAKAGNVRIELVDATGKATVLKEKTALKANEIIDCSVMSKNALRSFIAEQIEDAKQKDILFSVHLKATMMKVSDPIIFGHFVSVFFAPVFEKHATTFKTLGIDVNNGLTDLYTKINQLPEAEKNAIIADINACYANRPSLAMVDSDKGITNLHMPNDVIIDASMPAYIRSSGKMWGPDGKPKDTKFIIPDTSYAGLYQEIIENCKKHGAFNPTTMGSVPNVGLMAQAAEEYGSHDKTFQIATAGTVKVVDEAGKILMEQQVNEGDIFRMCQTKDAPIQDWVKLAVSRARATGSPAVFWLDKNRAHDANIIKKVNNYLSNHDTKGLEIHILSPVDAMKFTLDRIREGKDTISVTGNVLRDYLTDLFPILEVGTSAKMLSIVPLMNGGGLFETGAGGSAPKHVEQFVNEGHLRWDSLGEFLALAVSLEHLSETTNNPKAKVLAETLDEATGKFLEEDKSPSRKAKELDNRGSHFYLAMYWAQALAKQTKDAELQALFAKTAASLTENETIIVNELNDAQGSHVDIDGYYFPSVEKVQKAMCPSKTLNAILEGITSAQLA; this comes from the coding sequence ATGACACAAAAAACTAAAATTATTTATACTAAAACTGATGAAGCTCCTGCTTTAGCGACCTATTCATTACTTCCAATCGTAAATGCTTTTACTAAATGTGCAAACATTAATGTAGAAACCAAAGATATTTCATTGGCAGGTAGAATTATTGCAAATTTTCCTGAATATTTAACAGAAGACCAACGTATTACAGATGACTTAGCTTTATTAGGCGAATTAGCTACAAAACCTGAAGCCAACATTATAAAACTGCCTAACATTAGTGCATCTATCCCACAATTAAAAGATGCCATTAAAGAATTACAAGCAAAAGGCTACAACATTCCAAACTACCCTGACTCTCCACAAACTGACAAAGAAAAAGAAGCAAAAGCGAAATACGATAAAATAAAAGGTAGTGCTGTAAACCCTGTTCTACGTGAAGGAAACTCTGACAGAAGAGCTCCAAAAGCAGTGAAAAACTATGCAAAACAACATCCTCATAGTATGGGTGCTTGGGCATCAGATTCTAAATCACATGTTTCACACATGAGTACTGGAGATTTTTATCACTCTGAAAAATCGGTTGAAGTTGCTAAAGCAGGAAATGTAAGGATTGAATTGGTAGATGCAACAGGAAAAGCTACTGTTTTAAAAGAAAAAACAGCCTTGAAAGCCAATGAAATTATCGACTGCTCAGTAATGAGTAAAAATGCATTAAGAAGCTTTATCGCAGAGCAAATTGAAGATGCAAAACAAAAAGACATCCTATTTTCGGTACACTTAAAAGCTACCATGATGAAAGTTTCTGACCCTATTATTTTTGGTCACTTTGTTTCTGTATTTTTTGCTCCCGTTTTCGAAAAACATGCTACCACCTTTAAAACTTTAGGTATAGATGTAAACAATGGATTAACTGATTTATATACAAAAATCAATCAATTACCAGAAGCCGAAAAAAATGCAATAATTGCAGACATTAACGCTTGTTATGCTAACAGACCATCATTAGCCATGGTTGATTCTGACAAAGGCATTACCAATTTACACATGCCAAACGATGTAATTATTGATGCTTCGATGCCAGCCTACATTCGTAGTTCGGGTAAAATGTGGGGACCAGATGGCAAACCAAAAGATACCAAATTTATTATCCCTGACACAAGCTATGCAGGATTGTATCAAGAAATAATTGAAAACTGTAAAAAACATGGTGCTTTTAACCCAACAACCATGGGTAGTGTTCCAAACGTAGGTTTAATGGCTCAAGCTGCCGAAGAATATGGTTCGCACGATAAAACATTTCAAATAGCAACAGCTGGTACTGTAAAAGTTGTTGACGAAGCTGGTAAAATATTGATGGAGCAACAAGTGAACGAAGGTGATATTTTTAGAATGTGCCAAACTAAAGATGCTCCAATTCAAGACTGGGTTAAGTTGGCTGTTTCTAGAGCAAGAGCAACAGGTTCTCCTGCTGTGTTTTGGTTAGACAAAAACAGAGCTCATGATGCAAACATCATTAAAAAAGTGAACAACTATTTATCAAACCATGATACCAAAGGATTGGAAATTCATATTTTATCTCCTGTAGATGCTATGAAATTTACACTAGATAGAATTAGAGAAGGAAAAGACACGATTTCTGTTACTGGAAATGTGTTGAGAGATTATTTAACCGACCTATTCCCAATACTAGAAGTAGGAACAAGTGCAAAAATGCTTTCAATTGTTCCATTAATGAATGGTGGTGGCTTGTTTGAAACCGGCGCTGGTGGTTCTGCTCCAAAGCATGTTGAACAATTTGTAAACGAAGGGCATTTACGTTGGGATTCGTTAGGTGAGTTTTTAGCTTTAGCTGTATCGTTAGAACATTTGAGCGAAACTACTAACAATCCAAAAGCGAAGGTTTTAGCTGAAACTTTAGACGAAGCAACAGGTAAGTTTTTGGAAGAAGACAAATCTCCATCGCGTAAAGCCAAAGAATTAGATAATAGAGGTAGTCACTTTTATTTAGCCATGTATTGGGCTCAGGCTTTGGCAAAACAAACTAAAGATGCCGAATTACAAGCACTTTTTGCAAAAACAGCAGCTTCGTTAACAGAAAATGAAACCATCATTGTTAACGAGTTAAATGATGCTCAAGGTTCTCACGTTGATATTGATGGATACTATTTTCCATCAGTAGAAAAAGTACAAAAAGCAATGTGTCCGAGCAAAACATTAAACGCTATACTAGAAGGAATTACTTCTGCTCAGTTAGCCTAA
- a CDS encoding 50S ribosomal protein L28, with protein sequence MSKVCQITGKSVITGNNVSHSKRRTKRKFYPNLFLKKFYVPEEDAWITLKVSAAGIRNIDKKGISACLKEAKTKGFLA encoded by the coding sequence ATGTCAAAAGTTTGTCAAATAACAGGAAAGAGTGTAATTACAGGTAATAATGTTTCTCACTCGAAAAGAAGAACAAAAAGAAAGTTCTATCCAAACTTATTTTTAAAGAAATTTTATGTTCCTGAAGAAGATGCTTGGATTACATTGAAAGTTTCTGCTGCAGGTATTAGAAATATTGATAAAAAAGGTATCTCTGCTTGTTTAAAAGAAGCAAAAACAAAAGGTTTTTTAGCATAA
- a CDS encoding aminopeptidase P N-terminal domain-containing protein, with amino-acid sequence MYKSILYCLLLGVSFSGLVAQEKVIDLKQSTEHVALIEYDNDLLPTSFFERNRNELRKLMPPNSVAVLFANPIQNRSNDVDFQYHQDPNFYYLTGLREPNAMILIFKDVQEFGDGMKTDEILFLQSRNKLDEVWTGKRLGAERAISYLGIKSALDAADFNKFSAEFATFDKILVGEIHHELKNKFNKEDLYSLIQSFHSKTEKCLEKLEKNQINNQFLPQLRQVKQGEELVLLKKAIDITCEAQIELMKSLTPTMKEYQSQAIVEYIFKTNGAEYPGFPTIMGAGENTCVLHYTSNRKPLEKNDLLVSDIGAEYHGYTADVTRTLPVNGKFSEEQKIIYNIVLEAQKAGIAQCKKGNKFWDPHDAATKIIAAKLVELGIIDKAYKVKEYFMHGTSHYLGLDVHDAGLFGSLQSGNVITVEPGIYIPAGSKCDKKWWNIGVRIEDDILITDGEPINLSEKAPREIAEIEQLMLEVGNFEK; translated from the coding sequence ATGTACAAATCAATTTTATATTGTTTATTGCTTGGAGTGTCTTTTTCTGGGCTTGTTGCTCAAGAAAAGGTGATTGATTTAAAACAATCGACAGAGCATGTTGCTTTGATTGAATACGATAATGATTTATTGCCAACTTCATTTTTTGAAAGAAACAGGAATGAGTTGAGAAAACTAATGCCTCCAAATTCTGTTGCGGTGTTGTTTGCCAATCCCATTCAAAATCGTTCTAACGATGTTGATTTTCAATACCATCAAGACCCCAATTTCTATTACTTGACAGGCTTGCGAGAGCCAAATGCAATGATATTAATTTTTAAAGATGTACAAGAGTTTGGCGATGGAATGAAAACAGACGAGATTCTGTTTTTACAAAGCAGAAATAAATTAGATGAAGTTTGGACTGGAAAAAGATTAGGCGCGGAACGTGCAATATCTTATTTGGGAATAAAATCGGCTTTAGATGCTGCTGATTTTAATAAGTTTAGTGCTGAGTTTGCAACCTTCGATAAAATTTTAGTTGGTGAAATTCACCATGAATTAAAAAATAAATTTAACAAAGAAGATTTGTACAGTTTGATTCAATCGTTTCATTCAAAAACGGAGAAGTGTTTAGAGAAATTAGAAAAAAATCAAATCAATAATCAGTTTCTGCCTCAACTACGTCAAGTAAAGCAAGGCGAAGAGTTGGTTTTATTAAAAAAAGCCATTGACATTACCTGCGAAGCCCAAATTGAATTGATGAAATCATTAACTCCAACAATGAAGGAGTATCAATCTCAGGCTATTGTAGAGTATATTTTTAAAACCAATGGAGCTGAATACCCGGGTTTTCCTACTATAATGGGTGCAGGTGAAAATACTTGTGTGTTACATTATACAAGTAACAGAAAACCTTTGGAGAAAAACGATTTGTTGGTTTCTGATATAGGGGCAGAGTATCATGGTTATACGGCAGATGTTACACGGACTTTGCCAGTAAATGGAAAGTTTTCGGAAGAACAAAAAATTATTTACAATATTGTGTTAGAGGCTCAAAAGGCAGGTATTGCTCAGTGCAAAAAAGGAAATAAGTTTTGGGACCCGCACGATGCTGCAACAAAAATTATTGCTGCAAAATTAGTTGAGCTGGGTATTATTGATAAAGCTTATAAAGTAAAAGAATATTTTATGCACGGAACATCTCATTATTTGGGATTAGATGTACATGACGCAGGTTTGTTCGGTTCCTTGCAGTCGGGTAATGTTATAACTGTTGAGCCAGGAATTTATATTCCAGCAGGATCTAAATGTGATAAGAAATGGTGGAACATTGGTGTTAGAATTGAAGATGATATTTTAATTACCGATGGTGAACCTATTAATTTATCGGAAAAAGCACCTCGCGAGATTGCAGAAATTGAGCAGCTTATGTTAGAAGTTGGGAATTTCGAAAAATAA
- a CDS encoding queuosine precursor transporter — translation MSKLKSSAEFYYFLLAGLFIALLVSCNLIFQKFFSWNPMGLFNFELSVGLIPYPLTFLVTDLISEIYGKQRANQVVKVGLIASVVVMLVVIISSLVPATSWSPVNDNVFNNVFGLTGVAVAASMLAYLFAQFIDIQIFHYLKQLTNGKHLWIRNNFSTITSQFVDTCVVLLLLCSFNAIKWDMFGTLLISGFLFKVLVALLDTPFFYLFTYLLKRKFKLNDCQEVSF, via the coding sequence ATGAGCAAACTAAAATCTTCTGCCGAATTCTATTACTTTCTTTTAGCAGGATTATTTATTGCCTTGTTGGTTTCGTGTAATTTAATTTTTCAGAAATTTTTTAGTTGGAACCCAATGGGACTTTTTAATTTTGAGTTATCGGTAGGATTAATACCTTATCCGCTCACTTTTTTAGTTACCGACTTAATTTCTGAAATATATGGGAAGCAACGAGCAAATCAAGTTGTAAAAGTTGGGTTAATAGCTTCAGTTGTAGTAATGTTAGTCGTGATTATTTCTTCCCTTGTTCCTGCAACGAGTTGGTCGCCAGTAAATGATAATGTTTTTAATAATGTGTTTGGGTTAACTGGAGTTGCAGTTGCAGCATCGATGCTGGCATATTTGTTTGCTCAATTTATCGACATTCAAATATTTCATTATTTAAAACAACTTACCAACGGAAAACATTTGTGGATAAGAAACAACTTTTCCACCATTACTTCTCAATTTGTCGATACCTGTGTAGTTTTACTGTTGTTGTGTTCTTTTAATGCCATTAAATGGGATATGTTTGGAACACTCTTAATAAGTGGTTTCTTATTTAAAGTGTTGGTTGCTTTATTGGATACACCTTTCTTTTATCTCTTTACCTATCTTTTAAAAAGAAAATTCAAATTGAACGATTGTCAGGAAGTAAGTTTTTAA